In the genome of Thermococcus sp., one region contains:
- a CDS encoding 4Fe-4S dicluster domain-containing protein, with amino-acid sequence MAKKIFLDYNRCIGCKACEVACEMTHGEARIKVFEFPDLFTVPFNCRHCEKAPCLNVCPSGALFRDEDGAVAFDPLKCIGCLMCAVACPFGIPKLDEENKIMDKCDLCADRRADGLLPACVSACPTEALKYGDINEVLWNREGKIVANLKSSAERGEGEEAYLIL; translated from the coding sequence ATGGCGAAGAAGATATTCCTCGATTATAATCGCTGCATAGGCTGTAAGGCCTGTGAAGTTGCCTGTGAAATGACCCACGGCGAGGCCCGTATCAAGGTCTTCGAGTTCCCCGACCTCTTCACGGTTCCCTTCAACTGCCGCCACTGTGAGAAGGCACCGTGTCTCAACGTCTGCCCGAGCGGTGCGCTCTTCAGGGACGAGGATGGAGCCGTCGCCTTTGACCCTCTCAAGTGTATCGGCTGTCTCATGTGCGCCGTCGCCTGTCCCTTCGGCATTCCCAAGCTCGACGAGGAGAACAAGATCATGGACAAGTGCGACCTCTGCGCCGACAGAAGGGCGGATGGACTTCTCCCCGCCTGTGTATCCGCCTGTCCAACCGAGGCCCTCAAGTATGGCGATATAAACGAGGTCCTCTGGAACAGGGAAGGGAAGATAGTGGCCAATCTGAAGAGCTCAGCAGAGAGGGGGGAGGGCGAGGAAGCCTACCTCATCCTCTGA
- a CDS encoding hydrogenase 4 subunit D, with product MNGEIFLASALLPFLMLLLYRTEGRVADSAAVVITGISLLLNGYGLYLFSQGGLNKVYHYVYIAGGNLGEVFGFSVDVASVLIGFVSILTGFLLVLYAVDYMGPSNRGFPLEAGKGRFYALLGLLMGSSMVFIYGTNLVQFLVFLELMAISLLYLVDFYGDARNKALKGFLVLNLGVFLLLVAVAILGGNQELAKMGALSQSTKDLAFAILTFAAFAMSSQFFFYSWLPDATAGPIPASAYIHTASIVPLGSFMLFRVIQYMEPGRNEFWLLGALTVVLILLMMVYYPLQRDGKKLIAYSTIAQTGVAYLTLAYALAGHQVGLQIAVYQVVNHAFVKALAFMSVGAFAYSLGTTDFEDIKGIRHSLPWSSVAWFLSFFGLAGVLPLGLFFSKVLTVMATHHALGVASWLFPGVVLFDGAVFLIVIILWFREMFFGEPHPSTGIHSSRLMDVAMLVLIFISIVAPWVTFDVVTKIGFMG from the coding sequence TTGAACGGCGAAATATTCCTTGCATCGGCGTTGCTGCCCTTCCTCATGCTGCTCCTCTATAGAACGGAGGGTAGGGTTGCCGACTCCGCGGCTGTAGTGATAACCGGCATTTCCCTTCTCCTGAACGGCTACGGTCTCTATCTGTTCTCTCAGGGGGGCCTTAACAAGGTCTATCACTACGTCTACATCGCTGGGGGGAACCTCGGGGAGGTCTTCGGTTTCAGCGTTGACGTTGCATCCGTACTGATAGGCTTCGTCTCAATCCTCACTGGATTCCTTCTGGTGCTCTACGCGGTTGACTACATGGGTCCGTCCAACAGGGGTTTCCCGCTTGAGGCCGGAAAGGGAAGGTTCTATGCCCTTCTGGGCCTGCTTATGGGATCAAGCATGGTCTTCATTTACGGCACCAACCTGGTCCAGTTCCTCGTGTTCCTTGAGCTGATGGCGATCTCCCTCCTGTACCTGGTGGATTTTTACGGAGACGCGAGGAACAAGGCCCTCAAAGGATTCTTGGTACTCAACCTGGGGGTCTTTCTGCTCCTTGTCGCAGTCGCCATCCTCGGAGGCAACCAGGAGCTCGCCAAGATGGGCGCCCTCTCGCAGTCCACCAAAGACCTGGCTTTTGCCATCCTGACGTTCGCCGCCTTTGCCATGAGCTCGCAGTTTTTCTTCTACTCCTGGCTCCCAGATGCAACAGCTGGCCCGATCCCAGCCTCGGCGTACATTCACACGGCCTCCATAGTTCCGCTGGGGAGCTTCATGCTGTTCAGGGTCATCCAGTACATGGAACCCGGGAGAAACGAGTTCTGGCTCCTGGGAGCGCTCACGGTTGTCCTCATCCTCCTGATGATGGTCTACTACCCGCTCCAGAGGGACGGTAAGAAGCTCATAGCCTACTCAACCATCGCACAGACAGGAGTCGCCTACCTAACCCTGGCTTACGCCCTCGCGGGCCATCAGGTTGGTCTCCAGATCGCGGTTTACCAGGTCGTCAACCACGCCTTCGTCAAGGCGCTGGCTTTCATGAGCGTGGGGGCCTTTGCTTACTCCCTTGGAACCACGGACTTTGAGGACATCAAAGGAATCCGGCACAGCCTCCCGTGGTCGAGCGTTGCCTGGTTCCTGAGCTTCTTTGGCCTCGCGGGTGTTCTTCCACTGGGACTGTTCTTCAGCAAAGTGCTCACGGTGATGGCCACGCACCACGCTCTGGGCGTCGCCTCATGGCTGTTCCCCGGAGTTGTCCTCTTCGACGGCGCGGTGTTCCTCATAGTGATAATCCTCTGGTTCAGGGAGATGTTCTTCGGAGAACCTCATCCAAGCACGGGAATCCACTCGTCAAGGCTCATGGACGTGGCGATGCTGGTGCTCATTTTTATCAGCATAGTAGCTCCGTGGGTCACCTTTGACGTTGTCACGAAGATAGGATTCATGGGGTGA
- a CDS encoding proton-conducting transporter membrane subunit has product MFLEYALGAFILGGLLGFVIDYKASTKASSFMALIGSLLLLGQVYEAYTTGPIKGSIFGIPVHVDGLSEVFLFIVGIVSLGSAVFSLAYMDHHEKKGKGWVYAIAYNTFIASMALVVTVDSLEYFVVSWELMTLSSFILIFWKEERKDLDASLKYYITMHFADTIPLFLLLGLASVLTGSIHNLSYSAIHSALLTASPGTKAVFYALSLVVFIAKAGVVPLHFWLPDAHPAAPSNVSALLSGIMIKTAVYGLLRFDWQISGQNTDIGYIVAVLGAITLTVGTLYALRETNSKRLLAYHSVGQMGYIWLGLGIGMVLIPRGGTLAAVGALGMFAGLFHALNHAVFKGSLFLEAGAVEYATGTVNLEELGGLGPKMKVTAVATLFSSLAIAGIPPFNGFISKWLIYVAGYQSENFVLAFGAVLAVVISAVTLASFMKFYGAQFGGEMKRHEEVKEVPAVMQLGEWILAGLTLFIGVFPGFVVGFLNKGLSVANGGTTAGVTENLYKIGFGSVLFSPVLFVILLGALAVGLYFSFRPEYGKVARPWDCGSTKIDEDEYKTLAEGYYRWYEQKIGSFYRFTDWCYDFGAAIIHYTVRAYTWIASYFVKIVDTPYTRVESVSDLREGQLLYIDEETFKPLVRLLRIVRDVLPGIRLGTFVVLALIVVGAIVGILMVL; this is encoded by the coding sequence ATGTTCTTGGAATATGCACTCGGAGCGTTTATCCTTGGGGGGCTCCTGGGGTTCGTCATAGACTACAAAGCCTCCACAAAGGCCTCAAGTTTCATGGCATTAATAGGTTCACTCCTCCTCCTTGGCCAGGTCTACGAGGCCTACACAACGGGCCCGATAAAGGGGAGCATCTTCGGTATCCCCGTGCACGTGGACGGCCTATCCGAAGTGTTCCTCTTCATAGTGGGGATAGTTAGTCTGGGCTCTGCGGTGTTCTCCCTGGCGTACATGGATCACCATGAGAAGAAGGGCAAGGGCTGGGTTTACGCGATAGCCTACAACACGTTCATAGCCTCAATGGCCCTCGTTGTGACGGTTGACAGCCTTGAGTACTTCGTCGTCTCCTGGGAGCTCATGACGCTCAGCTCGTTCATCCTGATCTTCTGGAAGGAAGAGAGAAAGGACTTGGACGCCAGTCTGAAGTACTACATAACGATGCACTTCGCGGACACGATACCCCTGTTCTTGCTCCTGGGCCTCGCCTCAGTCCTGACTGGAAGCATTCACAACCTCAGCTACTCCGCCATTCATAGCGCCCTGCTGACGGCATCTCCTGGGACGAAGGCCGTCTTCTACGCTCTTTCCCTGGTCGTGTTCATAGCCAAGGCCGGAGTGGTTCCGCTCCACTTCTGGCTCCCGGATGCACACCCGGCAGCACCCAGCAACGTCTCGGCCCTGCTCAGCGGCATCATGATAAAAACCGCCGTTTACGGTCTTTTAAGGTTCGACTGGCAGATATCAGGGCAGAACACTGACATTGGATACATCGTGGCGGTTCTTGGAGCGATAACCCTAACAGTTGGCACCCTCTACGCTCTCAGGGAGACCAATTCAAAACGCCTGCTGGCCTACCACAGCGTCGGTCAGATGGGTTACATCTGGCTAGGACTCGGCATTGGAATGGTTCTGATACCCAGAGGGGGAACGCTGGCGGCTGTAGGCGCCCTGGGCATGTTCGCCGGTCTCTTCCATGCACTGAACCATGCGGTCTTCAAGGGATCCCTCTTCCTTGAAGCCGGCGCGGTGGAGTACGCAACAGGTACCGTTAACCTGGAGGAGCTGGGGGGACTGGGTCCGAAGATGAAGGTGACGGCCGTCGCAACCCTGTTCTCTTCACTGGCGATAGCGGGAATCCCGCCCTTCAACGGATTCATAAGCAAGTGGCTCATCTACGTCGCAGGCTATCAGTCGGAGAACTTCGTCCTGGCCTTCGGTGCCGTGCTGGCGGTGGTCATAAGTGCCGTGACCCTTGCCTCGTTCATGAAGTTCTACGGCGCCCAGTTTGGAGGGGAGATGAAACGCCACGAAGAAGTCAAAGAAGTTCCCGCGGTGATGCAACTAGGCGAATGGATTCTGGCGGGACTGACACTGTTCATCGGTGTGTTCCCCGGATTCGTTGTGGGCTTCCTTAACAAAGGGCTCTCAGTGGCCAACGGAGGCACGACCGCAGGCGTAACGGAGAACCTCTACAAGATAGGCTTTGGCTCAGTGCTGTTCTCGCCGGTGCTGTTCGTTATCCTCCTCGGCGCCCTTGCCGTTGGACTCTACTTCTCCTTCAGGCCTGAGTACGGCAAAGTTGCCAGGCCCTGGGATTGTGGTTCAACGAAGATCGATGAGGACGAGTACAAAACCCTAGCCGAGGGCTACTACCGCTGGTACGAGCAGAAGATAGGGTCGTTCTATCGTTTCACCGACTGGTGTTACGACTTTGGAGCTGCGATAATCCACTACACGGTTAGGGCTTACACCTGGATAGCCAGCTACTTCGTCAAGATAGTCGATACCCCCTACACAAGGGTCGAGAGCGTCTCGGACCTCAGGGAGGGTCAGCTGCTCTACATCGATGAGGAAACGTTCAAGCCGCTGGTAAGGCTCCTCAGGATAGTCAGGGACGTCCTTCCAGGGATCCGACTTGGAACCTTCGTCGTGCTGGCCCTTATAGTGGTGGGGGCCATTGTTGGGATACTGATGGTGCTGTGA
- a CDS encoding NADH-quinone oxidoreductase subunit H: MEIDAVKLGFSLVGIILLLFLPPYLDGIARRVRARLQYRRGPPLSQTWYDLQKLFALPSVRPTASTLFTWAPYLALASSISAALLLPYGNVIPVNFGFNLVVFFYVVVMVSVFLILAGLSVQNAFSHIGSSREMQIVLTVEPLIAILYGVLAYNAGSLSISEIVRNLHPTPSVLLTYAILAYALYVESGFVPFDVAEAEQEVIGGPLGEYSGRLLGVFYYAIYIKRFALLWFFVSLLTLPWLGPIDTAVKAALVLALQFLLTIAFYPIIAALEATNARLRVDHIVKMNVRMFFAGLVVLAMAFMGW, from the coding sequence ATGGAGATAGACGCAGTCAAACTTGGCTTCAGCCTTGTGGGTATCATCCTGCTGCTGTTCCTGCCGCCCTACCTCGACGGTATAGCGAGAAGAGTTAGGGCGAGGCTCCAGTACAGGAGGGGTCCTCCCCTCAGTCAGACATGGTACGACCTCCAGAAACTCTTCGCCCTTCCGTCGGTAAGGCCAACTGCCAGCACCCTCTTCACCTGGGCTCCCTACCTTGCACTCGCCTCATCCATCTCGGCGGCGCTGCTCCTCCCCTACGGCAACGTTATCCCTGTGAACTTCGGCTTCAACCTGGTGGTGTTCTTCTACGTGGTGGTCATGGTCAGCGTCTTCCTGATCCTGGCCGGCCTTAGCGTTCAGAACGCCTTCAGCCACATAGGTTCGTCGAGGGAGATGCAGATCGTCCTCACCGTCGAGCCGCTGATAGCGATCCTCTACGGCGTCCTGGCCTACAATGCGGGTTCGCTCAGCATATCGGAGATAGTGAGGAACCTGCACCCCACCCCCTCGGTGCTTTTGACCTATGCGATTCTGGCCTACGCGCTCTACGTCGAGAGTGGCTTCGTGCCCTTCGACGTCGCGGAAGCCGAGCAGGAGGTCATAGGCGGCCCGCTTGGGGAGTACAGTGGGAGGCTGCTTGGAGTCTTCTACTACGCCATCTACATCAAGCGCTTCGCCCTGCTGTGGTTCTTTGTCAGCCTGCTGACGCTTCCATGGCTCGGCCCAATAGACACCGCGGTGAAGGCTGCACTCGTGCTGGCACTCCAGTTCCTTCTGACAATAGCGTTCTACCCCATCATAGCAGCGCTTGAGGCCACCAACGCAAGGCTTCGGGTGGATCACATTGTCAAGATGAACGTTAGAATGTTCTTTGCAGGTCTGGTAGTACTCGCAATGGCGTTCATGGGGTGGTGA
- a CDS encoding hydrogenase large subunit produces MVRTNDLEAHFGFECRACENGHCNKASLETILGEREGLEEFYEAFKEHIRECKRMTYGQYMFIIDREVLPEAVLWWHNHPKFKETHLSTAVGTDERPLDGKFVYMPFLSVQVEPLNMDRNYWMFLKAYMPADDPSFPSVAARLPAALWIEREVKDLLGFRPVDHPDPRRLILPEDWPEGVYPLRKDMDYKHSPVTEPKTEYRETPEGTSLVPMGPVHAGVEEPAHFRLFVKGEEIIDVDYRGFYSHRGIEKTGEGRLTYNQVLFLAERICGICGYQHSVSYAMAVERLADVEIPDRARYIRTLMLELERIHNHLLWVGIAAHLVGYDTGFMHAWRIREPVMWLVERLTGNRKQYGMNIVGGVRRDLLDYRKEEVLNVVKRIREETKTFLDIALNTNTFIKRAEGVGILPYKVAKAYSVLGPTARASGRRIDARLDQATKTAMAYNEVDFKVPVYKEGDVLARVLVRMDELFESIWIVEQLIDGMPGGDIFTPIGKLPEYEEALGFTEAHRGEVVHYVMTGEKNKVYRWKVRAPTYNNLPAIPEMLKGYHVADAPLIIASIDPCYSCTERVQFVDVKTGRVRILTEAEFNELSIENRGVF; encoded by the coding sequence ATGGTTAGGACGAATGATTTGGAAGCTCACTTCGGGTTTGAATGCAGGGCCTGTGAAAACGGCCACTGCAACAAGGCGAGTCTCGAAACCATCCTGGGGGAAAGGGAAGGATTGGAGGAATTTTACGAAGCCTTTAAGGAACACATAAGGGAATGCAAGAGAATGACTTACGGGCAGTACATGTTCATCATCGACAGGGAGGTACTTCCTGAGGCGGTGCTCTGGTGGCACAACCATCCAAAGTTCAAGGAAACCCATCTCTCCACGGCGGTGGGAACTGACGAGAGGCCCCTGGACGGCAAATTCGTTTACATGCCCTTCCTCAGCGTGCAGGTGGAGCCACTGAACATGGACAGGAACTACTGGATGTTTCTCAAGGCTTACATGCCTGCAGACGACCCGAGCTTTCCAAGTGTGGCCGCGAGGCTTCCAGCGGCCCTCTGGATAGAGAGGGAGGTAAAGGACCTCCTCGGCTTCAGACCCGTGGATCACCCCGACCCACGGCGGCTCATCCTACCGGAGGACTGGCCCGAGGGAGTTTATCCCCTCAGAAAGGACATGGATTATAAGCACTCCCCGGTCACCGAACCGAAGACGGAATACCGGGAGACGCCTGAGGGAACGTCGCTGGTGCCCATGGGTCCGGTTCACGCTGGCGTGGAGGAACCTGCCCACTTCAGGCTCTTCGTCAAAGGAGAGGAGATAATCGACGTTGACTACCGCGGGTTCTACTCCCATAGGGGCATCGAGAAGACCGGCGAGGGCAGGCTGACCTACAATCAGGTACTCTTCCTAGCTGAGAGAATCTGCGGAATCTGTGGATACCAGCACTCCGTCAGCTACGCCATGGCCGTCGAGAGGCTTGCCGACGTGGAAATCCCCGACAGGGCACGTTACATTAGGACGCTTATGCTCGAGCTCGAGAGGATCCACAACCACCTCCTCTGGGTCGGCATAGCGGCCCACTTGGTGGGCTACGACACCGGTTTCATGCACGCCTGGCGCATCCGCGAGCCCGTCATGTGGCTCGTTGAGAGACTCACCGGAAACAGGAAGCAGTACGGAATGAACATCGTCGGTGGTGTCAGGAGGGACCTCCTGGACTACCGCAAGGAGGAGGTTCTTAACGTGGTCAAGAGGATACGCGAGGAGACCAAGACCTTCCTCGATATAGCCCTCAACACCAACACCTTCATCAAGCGTGCTGAAGGCGTTGGAATCCTGCCATACAAGGTTGCGAAGGCCTACTCCGTCCTCGGACCGACCGCGAGGGCCAGCGGGAGGAGAATCGACGCGAGGCTCGACCAGGCCACGAAGACCGCCATGGCCTACAACGAGGTTGACTTCAAGGTTCCGGTTTACAAGGAGGGCGATGTTCTGGCGAGGGTCCTCGTGAGGATGGATGAGCTCTTTGAGAGCATCTGGATCGTCGAACAGCTCATCGACGGGATGCCTGGTGGTGATATATTCACGCCGATAGGGAAACTACCGGAGTACGAGGAGGCACTGGGCTTCACCGAGGCTCACCGCGGTGAGGTCGTCCACTACGTTATGACGGGCGAGAAGAACAAGGTCTACCGCTGGAAGGTCCGCGCCCCGACCTACAACAACCTGCCCGCGATACCCGAGATGCTCAAGGGCTACCACGTGGCAGACGCGCCGCTCATCATAGCGAGCATTGACCCATGCTACTCCTGTACCGAGAGGGTTCAGTTCGTTGACGTAAAGACGGGTAGGGTAAGGATTCTCACGGAGGCCGAGTTCAACGAACTCTCCATTGAGAACAGGGGGGTGTTCTGA
- a CDS encoding 4Fe-4S dicluster domain-containing protein has protein sequence MAETVPYSEKLKKWDRMESGKFGGKAPVTTLYPFVDVEKPPEYRGIPHINPEKCVGCGACVNACPPDALIMEWDKEHGVKRLTYNAARCIRCARCIEVCPTGAMEPTTRFEIASNSKEDLVEVVEHKLAYCEECGEYLDFTERQIEYVKNILPKDVFDLYSLEDRMKLTQEEKMRKTVVTLRETEGNVYPAFVLVGESTKEKGGEE, from the coding sequence ATGGCCGAGACGGTTCCATACAGTGAAAAATTGAAGAAATGGGATAGGATGGAGTCCGGGAAGTTCGGCGGAAAGGCCCCGGTCACCACCCTCTACCCGTTTGTTGACGTTGAAAAGCCCCCGGAGTACAGGGGAATTCCCCACATAAACCCCGAGAAGTGCGTAGGTTGCGGTGCCTGCGTCAACGCCTGCCCACCGGATGCTCTCATAATGGAGTGGGACAAGGAGCACGGGGTTAAGAGACTCACCTACAACGCGGCGCGGTGCATCCGTTGCGCCCGCTGCATCGAGGTCTGCCCGACCGGGGCGATGGAGCCAACAACGCGCTTTGAGATAGCGAGCAACAGCAAGGAAGACCTAGTCGAGGTCGTTGAGCACAAACTGGCCTACTGCGAGGAGTGCGGTGAGTACCTCGACTTCACCGAGAGGCAGATAGAATACGTCAAAAACATCCTGCCAAAGGACGTCTTCGACCTCTACTCCCTGGAGGACAGAATGAAGCTCACGCAGGAGGAAAAGATGCGCAAAACTGTTGTCACACTCAGGGAGACCGAGGGGAACGTCTATCCTGCGTTTGTTCTGGTGGGGGAGTCCACAAAGGAGAAGGGGGGTGAGGAGTGA
- a CDS encoding NADH-quinone oxidoreductase subunit B family protein codes for MGKQRLKSVWVYHVDAGSCNGCDIEVLDVISPYYDLERLGVKVVPNPRHADALLITGPLTRQTRISLKKTYEAMPPKPRIVVAIGTCASSGGIFYNSYALYNTSPQRGRDRLRSGGPEMIVPIDMYIPGCPPSPEEILYGISQLLGIREKKMKGEYWYALPPEERARRESEIEFKIPDRPIPLRYWLTLREELRRVVGYFDRDAVLEDFMTLVGKAFEDEKPREKLHDLVTGYFLKEKDSRVGFAMRFLENEFWRLVDEYLEWGEALREKYPVTAGV; via the coding sequence ATGGGGAAGCAGAGGCTGAAGTCCGTCTGGGTCTACCACGTTGATGCGGGTTCGTGCAACGGCTGCGACATTGAGGTCCTCGACGTCATAAGCCCGTACTACGACCTTGAGAGACTTGGTGTTAAGGTCGTCCCCAACCCGAGGCACGCCGATGCACTGCTCATAACCGGCCCGCTCACGAGACAGACGAGGATCTCCCTCAAGAAGACCTACGAGGCGATGCCGCCGAAGCCGAGAATAGTGGTCGCGATAGGAACCTGCGCCTCAAGCGGGGGGATTTTTTACAACAGCTACGCCCTCTACAACACGTCCCCACAGAGGGGCAGGGACAGGCTTAGGAGCGGCGGACCGGAGATGATAGTGCCGATAGACATGTACATCCCCGGCTGTCCACCGAGTCCAGAGGAGATACTCTACGGGATATCCCAGCTTCTGGGTATCAGGGAGAAGAAGATGAAGGGGGAGTACTGGTACGCACTGCCCCCGGAGGAGAGGGCCAGGAGGGAGAGCGAGATCGAGTTCAAAATCCCGGATAGACCTATCCCGCTACGATACTGGCTGACGCTCCGGGAGGAGCTCAGACGCGTCGTCGGCTACTTCGACCGTGACGCCGTCCTTGAGGACTTCATGACCCTCGTGGGAAAGGCGTTCGAAGATGAGAAACCGAGGGAGAAGCTCCACGACTTGGTAACCGGCTACTTCCTGAAGGAGAAGGATTCCAGGGTTGGCTTTGCCATGCGCTTCCTTGAGAACGAGTTCTGGCGTCTGGTCGATGAGTACCTGGAGTGGGGTGAGGCGCTGAGGGAGAAGTATCCCGTTACGGCGGGTGTCTGA
- a CDS encoding nucleotidyltransferase gives MVEIDEAKGEILRRLKEFYGENLISVVFYGRHLRDPSFPEIDVVVIIERAYDPVKMNRMADFIENIRDPIEEKYGYHVSFELYTKEEAENFHSGYLDVVVNYEIAYDRDGYFGWLMEEMMNPEKVMKHVQYLSTIEYLAVDNKENEK, from the coding sequence GTGGTGGAGATTGATGAGGCAAAGGGTGAAATTCTCAGGAGGCTGAAGGAGTTCTACGGTGAGAACCTGATTTCGGTGGTGTTCTACGGCAGGCACCTCAGGGACCCCAGCTTCCCCGAGATAGACGTTGTGGTCATCATTGAACGTGCCTACGACCCTGTCAAGATGAACCGAATGGCGGATTTCATTGAGAACATCAGGGATCCCATCGAGGAAAAATACGGCTATCATGTTTCGTTTGAGCTGTACACGAAGGAAGAGGCCGAGAACTTCCACTCCGGCTACCTGGACGTCGTGGTTAACTACGAAATCGCCTACGACAGGGACGGTTACTTTGGGTGGCTCATGGAGGAGATGATGAACCCCGAGAAGGTCATGAAGCACGTCCAGTATCTGAGCACTATTGAATATCTTGCAGTTGATAACAAGGAGAATGAAAAATGA
- a CDS encoding hydrogenase 4 subunit D, protein MVGALAALTFMIPLLTGLVLFKLDGRRADTLMLGSLLTAMVSQLVLDYAYLTSGGGLVHIIYLETRSFGEVYGIIIDPMSVLIGSVVAVAGFIFMFYGVEYMSERNVGHPVRGGKGLFYAWMTLFEGATLGFIYSSTFLGLLIFFELMGLACWGVVSYYNTGEARRAGFKAFIIPNVGAMVGFYTAIYIGFTQLHDLSLFSLSRVSPDVKPWLFIALLTAGYTKSAQFPTYSWIPDAMEAPTPASAFLHGAAMVEMGVYLVARVLQFIGPLPAWIFYLMAVMVSLTLLIPMLNYPLQNDAKRLLAYSTVAEAGIMFVGLTFASLGLRIGLQAAMFQLTAHAFVKGLGFLTAGSFTYSLGTLDLRKISGLQEGMPVSGFSWAVALLGLAGLPPMGIAFSKAELLAAAGMVGLRPLVWLPVLLVLADSVVFLWVGTRWIGSNIFGRRGSPAVSAGTHPVITASLITLVVLAMISAYLAYPLVKMIGFYGGV, encoded by the coding sequence ATGGTGGGTGCACTCGCAGCTCTGACCTTTATGATTCCCCTGCTCACGGGCTTGGTTCTCTTTAAACTCGACGGGAGACGGGCGGATACTCTGATGCTGGGTTCCCTCCTCACGGCAATGGTGAGTCAGCTGGTGCTGGATTACGCGTACCTCACCTCCGGTGGGGGGCTCGTTCATATCATTTACCTGGAAACCCGGAGCTTTGGGGAGGTGTACGGCATAATAATCGACCCTATGAGCGTTCTAATCGGTAGCGTTGTGGCGGTTGCGGGCTTTATATTCATGTTCTACGGCGTCGAGTACATGAGCGAGAGGAACGTCGGCCATCCGGTGAGGGGAGGTAAGGGCCTCTTCTACGCATGGATGACGCTCTTCGAGGGGGCGACGCTTGGCTTCATCTACTCCTCAACGTTCCTAGGCCTGCTCATCTTCTTCGAGCTGATGGGATTAGCATGCTGGGGTGTGGTGAGCTACTACAACACCGGGGAGGCAAGGCGGGCCGGCTTCAAAGCCTTTATCATCCCGAACGTGGGGGCCATGGTGGGCTTTTACACGGCAATCTACATTGGCTTCACCCAGCTCCACGACCTCAGCCTGTTCTCGCTCTCCAGGGTTTCCCCCGACGTCAAACCCTGGCTCTTCATTGCCCTACTCACGGCGGGCTACACCAAGAGCGCCCAGTTTCCCACGTACTCGTGGATTCCCGATGCGATGGAGGCACCCACACCGGCGAGTGCCTTCCTCCACGGCGCGGCTATGGTTGAGATGGGGGTGTATCTGGTCGCGAGGGTTCTCCAGTTTATAGGGCCCCTGCCTGCCTGGATCTTCTACCTCATGGCGGTTATGGTTTCCCTTACATTGCTTATTCCCATGCTGAACTATCCCCTCCAGAACGACGCGAAGAGGCTGTTGGCCTATTCAACCGTTGCGGAGGCGGGGATAATGTTCGTTGGTCTCACCTTTGCCTCCCTCGGTCTGCGCATCGGCCTCCAGGCGGCCATGTTTCAGCTCACAGCTCACGCGTTTGTCAAGGGGTTGGGATTCCTCACCGCCGGGAGCTTTACCTACTCGCTCGGAACCCTTGACCTCAGGAAGATAAGCGGTCTTCAAGAGGGTATGCCCGTGAGCGGGTTCTCCTGGGCCGTTGCACTTCTTGGCCTGGCGGGCCTCCCCCCGATGGGGATAGCATTCAGTAAGGCGGAACTGCTCGCGGCCGCTGGTATGGTGGGATTGCGCCCCCTGGTCTGGCTCCCGGTGCTTCTGGTCCTTGCGGATTCGGTCGTCTTCCTCTGGGTGGGTACTAGGTGGATAGGCAGCAACATCTTCGGGAGGAGGGGTTCTCCGGCGGTGAGTGCTGGAACCCACCCGGTGATCACGGCGTCCCTCATAACCCTGGTGGTCCTCGCCATGATCTCGGCCTACCTCGCGTATCCACTGGTCAAGATGATAGGCTTTTACGGGGGTGTTTGA